From one Mya arenaria isolate MELC-2E11 chromosome 4, ASM2691426v1 genomic stretch:
- the LOC128229873 gene encoding uncharacterized protein LOC128229873 isoform X5, whose translation MSSMSGGNCRKTSTFLGSFRALSDHEEYRVTLRTLPSYNGTLNLQFQDINTLNCDEPKCPPQEGVVSEYNHGNRTLFISFQPGEPGNIAYTMLFRSSIGQHFRMDLGTATNGTLDGVEPGNYNLSIHCGMLCPGCSYNITAPEASSVTTTTTFVGTDNRTKDSTTVSEVSLPNSAENNKGMSSLLVVICVSAVVALGVLIAVSYACYRRKRATPAFGDEDKNYLIIVEKSEPPSAKPLMDLLNAQFHPVINVIHIVGKEPLKQLIGGLTHRGHACACFPRGCKQPVLHCKKTNVLVCVLIDGRLLSFFDQVCTICQDAHSENSCLKFKTVAVHSGRFEGPRNIDSYQFGTDHSKLVETIAKYFDVDLNKTLNCETSFLQLPPEHSSVRNGERKKYSVFSNTSSSGYSDASSAVLMYRQTSQTTQLSLNSTPKSATPSNIFILQPGELYPQKNLPISRQRSLCDASVYYNKDNPEAFDFIPPDDTISFESNFDEDDEDNAEKKDNAENHMFKDYPANNASCVDPSRIGHIMNKMVALDARCSFI comes from the exons ACGAGCCCAAGTGTCCCCCACAGGAGGGTGTGGTGAGCGAGTATAACCATGGCAATAGGACCCTCTTTATCAGCTTCCAACCTGGAGAGCCTGGAAATATAGCTTACACAATGCTGTTCCGAAGTTCCATTGGTCAGCACTTTCGTATGGATTTAGGGACGGCT ACAAATGGCACCCTGGATGGAGTCGAACCAGGAAATTACAATTTATCG ATCCACTGTGGGATGCTTTGTCCGGGATGCAGTTACA acatAACAGCACCGGAAGCATCTTCCGTTACTACTACAACGACCTTTGTTGGCACGGACAATAGGACAA AAGATTCAACAACCGTGTCAGAAGTGAGTCTGCCAAATAGTGCTGAAAATAACAAAGGGATGAGTAGTCTTCTTGTGGTCATCTGTGTGTCAGCCGTTGTTGCTTTAGGAGTCCTCATTGCAGTCTCGT atGCATGTTATCGTCGGAAGAGAGCTACGCCTGCATTCGGTGATGAAG ACAAGAACTACCTCATCATCGTGGAGAAGTCTGAACCTCCCAGTGCAAAGCCATTGATGGACCTGCTCAATGCGCAGTTTCATCCAGTTATAAACGTCATCCACATTGTTGGGAAAGAACCGTTAAAGCAGCTGATTGGTGGATTAACCCATAGAGGCCATGCATGTGCATGTTTCCCAAGAGGTTGCAAGCAACCAGTTTTGCATTGCAAGAAAACAAACGttttagtatgtgttttaattgatgGAAGATTACTTTCGTTCTTCGATCAGGTTTGCACGATATGCCAAGACGCTCACTCAGAGAACAgttgtttgaaatttaagacagTAGCTGTACACAGTGGTCGTTTTGAGGGACCTCGAAATATTGACAGTTATCAGTTTGGTACAGATCATAGCAAACTGGTAGAAACAATCGCCAAATATTTTGACGTGGacttaaacaaaactttaaattgcGAAACATCATTCTTACAATTGCCACCAGAACATTCGAGCGTTCGAAACGGGGAAAGGAAGAAATATAGTGTGTTTTCAAACACTTCATCCAGTGGCTACAGCGATGCTAGTAGTGCGGTGTTAATGTATCGGCAAACGAGTCAAACGACGCAATTATCTCTGAATTCCACCCCAAAAAGTGCTACGCCAAgcaatatattcatattacaaCCTGGTGAGCTATACCCCCAAAAGAACTTACCAATATCCAGACAGAGATCACTATGTGATGCGAGCGTGTATTATAATAAAGACAATCCGGAGGCGTTTGATTTCATCCCCCCAGACGATACGATTTCGTTTGAGTCCAACTTCGACGAGGACGACGAGGACAATGCAGAGAAGAAGGATAACGCAGAGAATCATATGTTTAAGGATTACCCCGCTAACAATGCATCATGTGTTGACCCAAGTAGAATAGGACACATCATGAATAAGATGGTCGCATTGGATGCAAGATGTTCATTTATATGA